The following are encoded in a window of Camarhynchus parvulus chromosome 1A, STF_HiC, whole genome shotgun sequence genomic DNA:
- the RAB19 gene encoding ras-related protein Rab-19, translating to MPFPSSGADDAFDYLFKIILIGDSNVGKTCVVHRFKTGQFNEKQQNTIGVDFTVRSMDIDGKKVKIQVWDTAGQERFRTITQSYYRSAHGAILAYDLTRRSTFESIPHWIHEIEKYGAANLVMMLIGNKSDSLDKRQVLFEDACTLAEKHGLLAVLETSAKEAQNIEEVFTLMAKELIARNTLQLHGENPPNSFSLDARPVIASPSVEKTQCSC from the exons ATGCCGTTCCCCAGCTCCGGCGCGGACGATGCCTTCGACTACCTCTTCAAGATCATCCTGATCGGCGACTCCAACGTGGGGAAGACGTGCGTGGTGCACCGCTTCAAGACGGGGCAGTTCAACGAGAAGCAGCAGAACACCATCGGCGTCGACTTCACCGTGCGCTCCATGGACATCGACGGCAAGAAAGTAAAG ATCCAAGTGTGGGACACAGCCGGTCAAGAGCGCTTCCGGACAATAACCCAGTCTTATTACAGGAGTGCCCATGGGGCCATCCTTGCCTATGACCTTACTAGGAGGTCCACATTTGAATCCATTCCTCACTGGATTCATGAAATTGAAAAGTATGGTGCTGCAAACTTGGTCATGATGTTAATTG GGAACAAATCGGATTCGCTGGACAAGCGCCAAGTGCTCTTTGAAGATGCCTGCACCCTGGCAGAGAAGCACGGGCTCTTAGCTGTGCTGGAAACATCAGCAAAAGAAGCTCAAAACATAGAAGAGGTGTTCACATTAATGGCTAAGGAGCTGATAGCCCGAAATACCTTACAGCTTCATGGGGAGAACCCTCCAAACAGCTTCAGTCTGGACGCCAGGCCAGTGATTGCCAGTCCAAGTGTGGAGAAGACCCAGTGCTCCTGTTGA
- the MKRN1 gene encoding E3 ubiquitin-protein ligase makorin-1 isoform X2, giving the protein MAEAVAALETTAGAAAAALGSPAAAAGAAAVAFDFAAVPPPSAGPGGGGWTKQVTCRYFMHGVCKEGDNCRYSHDLSTSQSAMVCRYYQRGCCAYGDHCRYEHTKPLIQEEVTDVNPEAEIYPSVSSEFASLPETVEEFITEIEDENTDLAAAGVGAEDWVNAVEFVPGQPYCGRGPLQVLEGCSKVTPEPSLLQAEQPQLSEPFLIGEVFHPSNHLHGPQLAAPFCAEAPLQEMVIEEEYEKQQADVEMKKELCPYAALGECRYGENCVYIHGDVCDMCGLQVLHPIDAAQRSQHIKSCIEAHEKDMELSFAVQRSKDMVCGICMEVVYEKANPSERRFGILSNCSHTYCLKCIRKWRSAKQFESKIIKSCPECRITSNFVIPSEYWVEEKEEKQKLIQKYKEAMSNKPCRYFDEGRGSCPFGGNCFYKHEYPDGRQEEPQRPKAQRRNRFWEFIEERENGDPFETDEDEVVTFELGEMLLMLLAAGGDDELTDSEDEWDLFHDELEDYYDLDL; this is encoded by the exons ATGGCGGAGGCGGTGGCGGCGCTGGAGACAAcggcgggcgcggcggccgcggccctGGGGTCACCCGCGGCGGCCGCGGGAGCGGCGGCCGTCGCCTTCGACTTCGCGGCCGTGCCGCCGCCATCCGCGGGGCCTGGGGGAGGCGGTTGGACCAAGCAGGTCACCTGCAG ATACTTCATGCATGGGGTCTGCAAGGAAGGAGACAACTGCCGCTACTCCCATGACCTCTCCACCAGTCAGTCTGCCATGGTGTGCAGGTATTACCAGCGAGGATGCTGTGCTTATGGAGATCATTGCAG ATACGAACATACCAAGCCACTAATACAGGAAGAAGTGACTGATGTTAACCCAGAGGCAGAAATCTATCCATCAGTGTCCTCAGAGTTTGCATCGCTCCCTGAAACAGTTGAAGAATTTATTACTGAGATAGAAGATGAAAATACAGatctggcagctgcaggagtaGGGGCTGAAGACTGGGTGAATGCAGTGGAGTttgtccctgggcagccataCTGTGGACGTG gcccccttcaggtcctggaaggcTGCAGTAAGGTCACCCcggagccttctcttctccaggccgagcaaccccaactctctgagcctttcctcataggGGAGGTGTTCCATCCCTCTAACCATCTTCATGGCCCTCAACTag ctgctcctttctgtgctgaagcACCCTTGCAGGAAATGGTGATTGAAGAAGAATACGAGAAGCAGCAGGCAGATGTGGAGATGAAGAAGGAGCTGTGTCCCTACGCTGCATTAGGAGAATGTCGTTATGGAGAAAACTGCGTGTACATCCATGGGGACGTGTGTGATATGTGTGGCCTGCAGGTCTTGCATCCTATTGATGCTGCACAGAGATCTCAGCACATAAAG TCTTGCATTGAAGCTCACGAGAAGGACATGGAGCTTTCCTTTGCCGTCCAGCGCAGTAAAGACATGGTGTGCGGGATCTGCATGGAAGTGGTGTATGAGAAAGCCAATCCTAGCGAGCGCCGCTTTGGGATCCTCTCCAACTGCAGCCACACCTACTGTCTCAAGTGCATCCGCAAGTGGAGGAGTGCTAAACAGTTTGAGAGCAAGATTATAAA GTCCTGCCCAGAATGCCGGATCACGTCTAACTTTGTCATTCCAAGTGAGTACTgggtggaggagaaggaagagaagcagaaactCATTCAGAAATACAAGGAGGCAATGAG caaCAAGCCATGCAGGTATTTTGATGAAGGCCGTGGGAGCTGTCCATTTGGAGGGAACTGTTTCTACAAGCATGAATATCCTGATGGCCGCCAAGAGGAGCCACAAAGACCCAAA GCGCAGCGGAGGAATCGGTTCTGGGAGTTCATCGAGGAGCGAGAGAACGGTGACCCCTTTGAAACCGACGAGGATGAGGTGGTGACCTTTGAGCTCGGTGAGATGTTGCTGATGCTGTTGGCAGCCGGAGGGGATGATGAACTAACGGATTCCGAGGATGAGTGGGACTTATTTCATGATGAGCTGGAAGATTATTATGATTTGGATCTATAG
- the MKRN1 gene encoding E3 ubiquitin-protein ligase makorin-1 isoform X1, with amino-acid sequence MAEAVAALETTAGAAAAALGSPAAAAGAAAVAFDFAAVPPPSAGPGGGGWTKQVTCRYFMHGVCKEGDNCRYSHDLSTSQSAMVCRYYQRGCCAYGDHCRYEHTKPLIQEEVTDVNPEAEIYPSVSSEFASLPETVEEFITEIEDENTDLAAAGVGAEDWVNAVEFVPGQPYCGRGPLQVLEGCSKVTPEPSLLQAEQPQLSEPFLIGEVFHPSNHLHGPQLAAPFCAEAPLQEMVIEEEYEKQQADVEMKKELCPYAALGECRYGENCVYIHGDVCDMCGLQVLHPIDAAQRSQHIKSCIEAHEKDMELSFAVQRSKDMVCGICMEVVYEKANPSERRFGILSNCSHTYCLKCIRKWRSAKQFESKIIKSCPECRITSNFVIPSEYWVEEKEEKQKLIQKYKEAMSNKPCRYFDEGRGSCPFGGNCFYKHEYPDGRQEEPQRPKVGTSSRYRAQRRNRFWEFIEERENGDPFETDEDEVVTFELGEMLLMLLAAGGDDELTDSEDEWDLFHDELEDYYDLDL; translated from the exons ATGGCGGAGGCGGTGGCGGCGCTGGAGACAAcggcgggcgcggcggccgcggccctGGGGTCACCCGCGGCGGCCGCGGGAGCGGCGGCCGTCGCCTTCGACTTCGCGGCCGTGCCGCCGCCATCCGCGGGGCCTGGGGGAGGCGGTTGGACCAAGCAGGTCACCTGCAG ATACTTCATGCATGGGGTCTGCAAGGAAGGAGACAACTGCCGCTACTCCCATGACCTCTCCACCAGTCAGTCTGCCATGGTGTGCAGGTATTACCAGCGAGGATGCTGTGCTTATGGAGATCATTGCAG ATACGAACATACCAAGCCACTAATACAGGAAGAAGTGACTGATGTTAACCCAGAGGCAGAAATCTATCCATCAGTGTCCTCAGAGTTTGCATCGCTCCCTGAAACAGTTGAAGAATTTATTACTGAGATAGAAGATGAAAATACAGatctggcagctgcaggagtaGGGGCTGAAGACTGGGTGAATGCAGTGGAGTttgtccctgggcagccataCTGTGGACGTG gcccccttcaggtcctggaaggcTGCAGTAAGGTCACCCcggagccttctcttctccaggccgagcaaccccaactctctgagcctttcctcataggGGAGGTGTTCCATCCCTCTAACCATCTTCATGGCCCTCAACTag ctgctcctttctgtgctgaagcACCCTTGCAGGAAATGGTGATTGAAGAAGAATACGAGAAGCAGCAGGCAGATGTGGAGATGAAGAAGGAGCTGTGTCCCTACGCTGCATTAGGAGAATGTCGTTATGGAGAAAACTGCGTGTACATCCATGGGGACGTGTGTGATATGTGTGGCCTGCAGGTCTTGCATCCTATTGATGCTGCACAGAGATCTCAGCACATAAAG TCTTGCATTGAAGCTCACGAGAAGGACATGGAGCTTTCCTTTGCCGTCCAGCGCAGTAAAGACATGGTGTGCGGGATCTGCATGGAAGTGGTGTATGAGAAAGCCAATCCTAGCGAGCGCCGCTTTGGGATCCTCTCCAACTGCAGCCACACCTACTGTCTCAAGTGCATCCGCAAGTGGAGGAGTGCTAAACAGTTTGAGAGCAAGATTATAAA GTCCTGCCCAGAATGCCGGATCACGTCTAACTTTGTCATTCCAAGTGAGTACTgggtggaggagaaggaagagaagcagaaactCATTCAGAAATACAAGGAGGCAATGAG caaCAAGCCATGCAGGTATTTTGATGAAGGCCGTGGGAGCTGTCCATTTGGAGGGAACTGTTTCTACAAGCATGAATATCCTGATGGCCGCCAAGAGGAGCCACAAAGACCCAAAGTAGGAACCTCAAGTAGATACCGG GCGCAGCGGAGGAATCGGTTCTGGGAGTTCATCGAGGAGCGAGAGAACGGTGACCCCTTTGAAACCGACGAGGATGAGGTGGTGACCTTTGAGCTCGGTGAGATGTTGCTGATGCTGTTGGCAGCCGGAGGGGATGATGAACTAACGGATTCCGAGGATGAGTGGGACTTATTTCATGATGAGCTGGAAGATTATTATGATTTGGATCTATAG